From the genome of Candidatus Buchananbacteria bacterium, one region includes:
- a CDS encoding patatin-like phospholipase family protein: MSENISRKKVGLALSGGFIRATAQIGVIEVLEENNIPIDIISGCSSGSAIAGAYAAGTLPQLKKRLIEGRRRDFWRVIFEPTIPREGFLKGERNRVFFEEFVGDKEFKDLHKKVLLTVTDILTMKETIIADGKVGQAIQACTAVPGVFKPVKRGGQVLVDGGNFNMIPSNVLYQNGADYVIAVYVSRPPSLFTRFFSTLRGLKKNKKEAIKNHKTNLNIIDLIYRASWLSVAQSRNFYHTAYPYNIIIDPGIKHIGRMHTSAVKYCIQEGRRAALRAVPQIKKDLGL; encoded by the coding sequence ATGAGCGAAAACATTTCGCGAAAAAAAGTTGGTTTAGCTTTGTCTGGCGGTTTTATCCGGGCCACGGCTCAGATCGGCGTGATTGAGGTTTTGGAAGAAAATAATATTCCGATTGATATTATCTCTGGCTGTTCATCAGGCTCGGCAATTGCCGGCGCTTATGCCGCCGGAACACTGCCGCAATTAAAGAAGCGGTTGATTGAAGGCCGCCGCCGAGATTTCTGGCGGGTTATTTTTGAACCAACGATTCCCCGGGAAGGGTTTTTAAAAGGCGAGCGTAACCGGGTGTTTTTTGAGGAGTTTGTCGGCGACAAGGAGTTTAAGGATTTGCATAAAAAGGTATTACTGACAGTGACTGATATTTTGACCATGAAAGAAACAATCATTGCCGACGGCAAGGTTGGGCAGGCAATTCAGGCTTGTACGGCGGTGCCTGGTGTGTTCAAACCGGTTAAAAGAGGTGGGCAGGTCTTAGTTGACGGCGGAAATTTTAATATGATCCCTTCAAATGTCTTGTATCAAAATGGCGCGGATTATGTCATTGCCGTGTATGTTTCCCGGCCGCCGAGCCTGTTTACCAGATTTTTTTCGACTTTGCGCGGCCTGAAAAAAAATAAAAAAGAAGCAATTAAAAATCATAAAACGAATTTGAATATTATTGACTTAATTTATCGGGCGTCCTGGCTATCGGTCGCTCAATCAAGGAATTTTTATCATACGGCTTATCCATATAATATTATTATTGATCCGGGAATTAAGCATATTGGCCGAATGCACACTAGCGCCGTTAAATATTGTATTCAGGAAGGTCGTCGGGCGGCATTGCGAGCAGTGCCACAGATTAAAAAGGATCTAGGTTTATGA
- the murC gene encoding UDP-N-acetylmuramate--L-alanine ligase — MININSIKKIYFIGIKGVAMSGLAVICKQRGLTVFGSDVPEKFITDKILIDNDIEVFENFSAQNMSVDPDLVVIGASWGSENVEVAECHKRKIPTISDSELRGILSREKRTIAVTGVHGKTTTTALVAHVFRQARLDPSFLIGTGQVPDLKSNAAWSTGAHFIVEGDEYIRAKNDTVSKFLDLDPAISIITSLEWEHVDVFPDLASLEKSFAQLIEKTKNVVVACGDWPSVRKIIANQDKTIVTYGLGDDNMYVARDIIHEFNKTTFRLFKSGEEIGKFETGLFGVHNVLNCCAAIIVGLMESVSLEQIRVALLSFKGTERRFDVSEKNGIIFVDDYGHHPTEIKTTLEAVRHRYPDKKIWCVFQPHMVSRTKALLSDFTRSFNSVDRIIFADIFASAREQGHDFTSEHLAQATKINHPDVVYAGDLNQTINYLKERLEPGTVLVTMGAGDVYRVRDKLI; from the coding sequence ATGATTAATATTAACAGCATAAAAAAAATTTATTTTATCGGTATTAAAGGCGTAGCAATGTCTGGTTTGGCTGTGATCTGTAAACAACGGGGGTTGACGGTTTTTGGCTCCGATGTTCCCGAAAAATTTATTACGGATAAGATTTTAATTGATAATGACATCGAAGTTTTTGAAAATTTTTCTGCTCAGAATATGAGCGTTGATCCAGATTTAGTGGTGATTGGCGCCTCATGGGGAAGCGAAAATGTTGAAGTGGCAGAATGTCACAAAAGGAAAATCCCGACCATCAGCGATTCAGAGTTGCGCGGTATTTTAAGCCGTGAGAAAAGGACTATCGCGGTAACCGGCGTTCATGGCAAAACCACCACCACGGCTTTAGTGGCGCATGTGTTTCGTCAGGCGAGGCTAGATCCGAGCTTTTTAATTGGAACCGGACAAGTGCCTGATTTAAAAAGTAATGCCGCTTGGTCGACGGGCGCGCATTTTATTGTTGAGGGTGATGAATATATTCGGGCAAAAAATGATACCGTTTCAAAGTTTTTAGATCTTGATCCGGCCATTTCGATTATTACCAGTTTGGAGTGGGAACATGTTGATGTATTTCCCGATTTGGCATCTTTAGAAAAATCTTTTGCCCAGCTGATTGAGAAGACAAAGAATGTTGTTGTGGCATGTGGTGATTGGCCTAGTGTTAGAAAGATTATTGCTAACCAAGATAAAACCATTGTTACGTACGGTTTGGGTGACGATAATATGTATGTTGCTAGGGACATCATTCATGAATTTAATAAAACTACCTTCAGGCTTTTTAAATCCGGGGAAGAAATTGGTAAGTTTGAGACGGGCTTGTTTGGCGTTCATAATGTATTAAATTGTTGTGCCGCCATTATTGTTGGCTTAATGGAAAGTGTCAGCCTGGAACAGATTAGAGTGGCATTGTTAAGTTTTAAAGGAACTGAACGCCGGTTTGATGTCTCAGAAAAAAATGGCATTATATTTGTTGACGATTATGGTCATCATCCGACGGAAATTAAGACTACTCTTGAGGCGGTGCGCCATCGTTATCCTGATAAAAAAATTTGGTGTGTCTTTCAGCCGCATATGGTTTCGCGGACTAAAGCGCTTTTGTCTGATTTCACCCGAAGTTTCAACAGCGTTGACCGGATAATTTTTGCCGATATTTTTGCTTCGGCGCGTGAGCAAGGCCATGATTTTACCTCAGAACACCTGGCGCAAGCCACTAAAATAAATCATCCCGACGTGGTTTACGCCGGTGATCTTAATCAAACGATTAATTATTTGAAAGAAAGGCTGGAGCCTGGTACAGTATTAGTTACGATGGGTGCGGGGGATGTCTATCGGGTTCGTGATAAATTAATTTAA
- the murB gene encoding UDP-N-acetylmuramate dehydrogenase translates to MPNLKELLPTVQENVSLAEQCTYKLGGPARYFYLAKSSEDLLKAIQAATKLGIEYTVIGWGSNILIADLGYDGLVIKNLGGKLTANGEEIIVESGVDLSKLVDFATKKGLTGLEFASGIPGTVGGAVYGNAGAYGSSFSEIVTEVTVYQAGEIKKMSNRDMGFGYRHSILKEKPALVLSVILKLKKGDQKEIAAKVREIIKQREAKLPSEPSCGCVFKNIELDKVAIDKAKVIKGLDISEEEWNEATKYGKLSSGYIIDRLGLKDKKIGGCHISSKHGAYIVNTEHARAEHVIMLISEVKMKVRNATGIQLQEEVQYLGF, encoded by the coding sequence ATGCCAAATCTAAAAGAGTTGTTGCCAACAGTGCAGGAAAATGTCAGTTTAGCTGAACAGTGCACTTATAAGTTGGGTGGCCCGGCGCGGTATTTTTATTTAGCAAAAAGCAGTGAAGATTTGTTAAAGGCAATTCAGGCAGCGACCAAATTGGGCATTGAATATACGGTGATTGGTTGGGGAAGTAATATTTTAATTGCTGATTTGGGTTATGATGGATTGGTAATAAAAAATCTCGGCGGTAAATTGACGGCTAATGGAGAAGAAATTATCGTTGAAAGCGGCGTTGATTTGTCTAAGCTTGTTGACTTCGCCACCAAGAAAGGTTTGACCGGCCTGGAATTTGCGTCCGGTATTCCCGGTACGGTTGGCGGTGCGGTCTATGGTAATGCCGGTGCATACGGTTCGAGCTTTTCTGAAATTGTAACCGAAGTAACGGTGTACCAGGCCGGCGAAATTAAAAAAATGAGCAACCGCGATATGGGCTTTGGGTATCGTCATAGCATCCTGAAAGAAAAGCCGGCTTTGGTACTGTCGGTAATATTGAAATTAAAAAAAGGAGATCAAAAAGAAATTGCGGCGAAAGTCCGAGAGATTATCAAACAGCGCGAAGCAAAGTTACCGTCTGAACCAAGTTGCGGTTGTGTGTTTAAAAATATTGAACTTGATAAAGTTGCAATTGATAAGGCTAAAGTTATAAAGGGGCTGGATATTAGTGAGGAGGAATGGAACGAGGCAACTAAGTATGGCAAGCTCTCTTCGGGGTATATTATTGATCGGCTGGGATTAAAAGATAAAAAGATTGGTGGCTGCCATATTTCATCAAAACATGGTGCGTATATTGTCAACACTGAACACGCTAGGGCAGAGCACGTAATTATGCTTATCTCAGAAGTGAAAATGAAAGTGCGCAATGCTACCGGTATTCAGCTGCAGGAAGAAGTGCAGTATTTGGGATTTTAG